From the Solibacillus sp. FSL R5-0449 genome, one window contains:
- the abc-f gene encoding ABC-F type ribosomal protection protein codes for MENLSFELKNILVQFLDKDVLTIPQLAIYQFDRIGIVGNNGAGKSTLLKLLTGQLIPQQGNVNAHVDYYYFEQTSPAVTDDNIDIALFHKLKAVNPHSGGEQTRSKLSQAFSHFYEAMLLDEPTTHLDQDGIKFLQEQLRYYYGAVVIVSHDRNLLDSVVTTIWEVSDGHVTVYSGNYSDYAAQKEREKQEQAAAHEKYVREKAHLEKAVAEKMKKAEKITEAKRMSKKETKAKANRMFETKSKGTSQKSVYRSAKTMEKRIEQLPVVEKVKEEVPLQFKQSKALELHNKVPIMIQDLTLAIGNNILLDQCQLHVRLQDKLAIKGPNGSGKSTLLNAIIEKHPNIERSPKVKIGHFSQLAYQTLPNETIWRFIKTRSEYNDAFIRTVLHQMQFEQSDLQKRITVLSGGERIRLLLSQLFLGEYNILLLDEPTNFLDMATKEALANFIKAYDGTVLFVSHDDYFVKQVATRTIEIKDKKVIEL; via the coding sequence ATGGAAAACTTAAGCTTTGAACTGAAAAATATACTTGTACAATTTTTAGATAAGGATGTACTGACAATCCCGCAGCTGGCCATTTATCAATTCGACCGCATTGGGATTGTCGGTAATAACGGTGCCGGTAAAAGTACTCTATTAAAATTATTAACCGGTCAACTCATTCCACAGCAAGGGAATGTTAATGCACATGTCGACTATTATTATTTTGAACAAACATCCCCTGCCGTTACAGATGACAATATTGACATTGCGCTTTTCCATAAACTGAAAGCAGTCAATCCCCATAGCGGTGGCGAACAAACACGGTCGAAATTGTCACAGGCATTCAGCCATTTCTACGAGGCAATGCTATTAGATGAACCGACAACACATTTAGATCAGGATGGCATCAAATTTTTGCAGGAGCAGCTCCGCTATTATTACGGAGCCGTCGTCATTGTCAGTCATGACCGTAACTTGCTGGATAGCGTCGTTACGACAATCTGGGAAGTGAGTGACGGGCATGTGACAGTCTATAGCGGGAATTATTCGGATTATGCCGCGCAAAAAGAACGGGAAAAACAGGAGCAAGCTGCTGCCCATGAAAAATATGTTCGCGAAAAGGCACACTTGGAAAAGGCTGTTGCTGAAAAAATGAAAAAAGCCGAAAAGATTACCGAAGCGAAAAGGATGTCAAAAAAAGAAACGAAGGCCAAAGCAAACCGAATGTTTGAAACAAAATCCAAGGGAACGAGCCAAAAATCGGTTTACCGATCAGCTAAAACAATGGAAAAACGGATTGAACAGCTGCCTGTTGTCGAGAAAGTAAAAGAAGAAGTACCACTTCAATTCAAACAATCGAAAGCACTGGAACTTCATAATAAAGTACCGATTATGATACAGGACCTTACTTTAGCAATCGGAAACAATATACTGTTGGATCAATGTCAGCTTCATGTTCGCCTACAGGATAAACTAGCGATAAAAGGTCCAAACGGCAGCGGAAAATCAACATTGCTGAACGCGATTATCGAAAAGCATCCTAATATAGAACGCTCACCGAAAGTAAAAATCGGTCATTTTTCACAGCTTGCTTATCAAACCTTACCGAATGAGACGATCTGGCGTTTTATTAAAACAAGAAGTGAATACAACGATGCATTTATCCGCACTGTTTTGCATCAAATGCAGTTTGAACAGAGTGATCTGCAAAAGCGAATCACCGTTTTAAGCGGTGGCGAACGGATTCGATTGCTTTTAAGTCAGCTGTTTTTAGGTGAATATAATATTCTCCTGCTTGATGAACCGACCAACTTCCTTGATATGGCGACAAAAGAGGCATTGGCAAACTTTATTAAGGCCTATGACGGGACTGTGCTCTTTGTTTCCCATGATGACTATTTTGTGAAGCAAGTGGCAACAAGAACGATTGAAATAAAAGATAAGAAAGTAATTGAATTGTGA
- a CDS encoding DedA family protein: protein MIEFFKGFGYFGVLLALCFEFIPAEVILPMAGFWIAQGEYSYWLMVLAGTVGGTLGPLTLYAVGRYGGRPIVLKYGKFFLINEKQVNASDKFFAKYGAGVAFFGRFMPIVRTAISVPCGMTKMNVWKFSIYTFLAMFPITALYVYLGIKLGENWEQAGDLFKQYLQPFVIIIIVLAVIYAIYKYRIKLLERKMNLPNKK, encoded by the coding sequence ATGATTGAGTTTTTTAAAGGGTTTGGCTATTTCGGTGTGTTACTGGCACTGTGCTTTGAGTTTATTCCAGCAGAAGTCATCTTACCGATGGCCGGGTTTTGGATTGCTCAAGGGGAATATAGCTATTGGTTAATGGTGCTTGCCGGAACAGTAGGCGGAACATTAGGACCGTTGACTTTGTATGCGGTAGGGCGTTATGGTGGTCGTCCAATCGTTCTGAAATACGGGAAGTTCTTCTTGATTAATGAGAAGCAAGTGAATGCATCGGACAAGTTTTTCGCAAAATACGGCGCGGGCGTTGCCTTTTTCGGACGCTTTATGCCAATCGTCCGTACCGCAATTTCGGTACCATGCGGGATGACAAAAATGAATGTATGGAAGTTTTCAATCTATACATTTTTAGCGATGTTTCCGATTACCGCGCTTTATGTTTATTTAGGCATTAAGCTTGGGGAGAACTGGGAGCAGGCAGGGGATCTGTTTAAACAGTATTTGCAGCCTTTTGTCATCATCATAATTGTGCTGGCAGTAATCTATGCGATTTATAAATACCGCATTAAATTATTGGAACGTAAAATGAATTTACCTAATAAAAAATAA
- a CDS encoding helix-turn-helix transcriptional regulator, with protein MNNYGHVIKEIRVGKGYSQQYVSEKICSQGNYSKFEKGENREIKFSILKEFLGRLEMSYEEFEYISNNYEMHDRQRIMKKFYNQTYNSENALLQMIEECAAYLQQNPNDNLIMNIQTVMEGMLVLARSSDFVLASKTLSPIWDDLSQRNTLYLADIYILNAILFVFPISTATEIKEFAFRHIDKYNGFQNINKLKINFLINLSLINIKGKDFETALHLLNDAIGKCKSEQLFINLSICYVRKGVCLNNLNGTDEGFIEKGLTLLQHLEQAELVKMLEKEIKNNLIVK; from the coding sequence ATGAATAATTACGGGCATGTCATAAAAGAAATCAGGGTAGGTAAAGGCTATTCCCAACAATATGTCAGCGAAAAAATATGCTCACAGGGCAATTACTCAAAATTTGAAAAAGGGGAAAACAGAGAAATTAAATTTTCGATTTTGAAGGAATTTTTGGGACGGCTTGAAATGTCCTATGAAGAATTTGAATACATAAGCAACAATTATGAAATGCATGACCGCCAAAGAATTATGAAGAAGTTCTACAATCAAACCTATAATTCCGAAAACGCTCTGCTTCAAATGATTGAAGAATGCGCTGCCTATTTACAGCAAAATCCGAATGACAATTTAATCATGAATATTCAAACGGTTATGGAAGGCATGCTCGTTTTGGCAAGATCCAGTGATTTTGTACTGGCTTCTAAAACATTATCACCCATTTGGGATGATCTCTCTCAGCGAAATACACTGTACTTAGCTGATATTTATATACTGAATGCCATTTTATTTGTATTTCCGATTTCTACTGCAACCGAAATTAAAGAATTTGCTTTTCGCCATATCGACAAGTACAACGGATTTCAAAATATTAATAAGTTAAAAATAAACTTTCTCATCAATCTGTCGCTTATCAATATAAAAGGAAAAGACTTTGAAACCGCGCTACACCTTTTGAATGATGCCATCGGGAAATGTAAATCGGAGCAGCTTTTTATTAACTTGTCGATCTGTTATGTAAGAAAAGGCGTGTGCCTGAATAATTTGAATGGAACGGATGAAGGTTTTATCGAAAAAGGATTAACACTACTTCAGCATTTAGAACAGGCAGAACTAGTTAAAATGCTGGAGAAGGAAATTAAAAATAATTTAATCGTTAAATAA